The following are from one region of the Stanieria cyanosphaera PCC 7437 genome:
- a CDS encoding DUF4114 domain-containing protein: MINSNFWTIANESIINPESVYYHPETNEIFVANVVGNEVTKDGQGWLSKISPSGKILKDKWVEGLNAPHGMRAFQGKLWVADIDELVVIDLRSAQIIEKISIPESIYLNDVAIAEDGRVFVSDTITNRIYQVKDGQVTIFAEGKHLESPNGLLIKDNHLFVAGWGNITDTATFATDVPGNIFKLDLTSEEKQVITQSPLGNLDGLEQDLEGNFIVSDYIAGELFVVNPTDKTSYSLISGLEGTADIGLIPDQDLVIVPSLSQSTVTAYQYTPTLSLTQQNPYILQLGGDINRAKLQFQLSSKDVETTNIHELGIFVVDDSEGRINGVLPSQDGYVQAALNRSKTIFSVLPDNFILNPSRIIDNIQGKFLSFYLIENGTTDEVLANPDAYSKVHLNKLPITTIENNQFQINFEDSKSDLALTLGLTKQTLPIGTQVQGQPEGELADLRNLVGQQVQVDVPVIESEAAYKNTVGFYQVENEQGKVIDPITGEALNPGEVGYTQAALRNSQQLGISFTHQEKNIKNVLQGGHLYAPFLIANNTLEQTLASFDSSSDEQKSVYFAYLEANWDKVDHVRLLSDNTWGFEDLAHGGDQDFNDLVIQLSFTV, translated from the coding sequence ATGATTAATAGTAACTTTTGGACGATTGCCAACGAATCAATTATTAATCCAGAAAGCGTTTATTACCATCCCGAAACTAACGAGATTTTTGTTGCCAATGTTGTCGGTAATGAGGTAACCAAAGATGGTCAAGGTTGGCTCAGTAAAATCTCCCCATCAGGTAAAATCCTAAAAGATAAATGGGTTGAAGGCCTAAATGCTCCTCACGGTATGCGTGCTTTTCAAGGCAAGCTTTGGGTAGCAGATATTGATGAATTAGTAGTAATCGATCTTCGCTCTGCTCAAATCATCGAAAAAATTTCTATTCCTGAGTCAATTTACCTTAATGACGTAGCCATTGCCGAGGATGGTAGAGTTTTTGTTTCTGACACTATTACCAACCGTATTTATCAAGTTAAAGATGGTCAGGTAACAATTTTTGCCGAAGGAAAGCACTTAGAATCACCTAATGGTCTTTTGATCAAAGATAATCATCTTTTTGTGGCAGGATGGGGCAATATTACAGATACCGCAACTTTTGCTACTGATGTACCAGGGAATATTTTCAAACTCGATCTAACTTCTGAAGAAAAACAAGTAATCACTCAGTCTCCTCTGGGCAATTTAGATGGACTTGAGCAAGATTTAGAAGGAAATTTTATTGTTTCCGATTACATTGCTGGTGAATTATTTGTTGTTAATCCTACCGACAAAACATCTTACAGTTTAATTTCTGGATTGGAAGGCACGGCTGATATTGGGTTAATTCCTGACCAAGATTTAGTGATAGTTCCTAGTCTAAGTCAAAGTACAGTAACGGCTTATCAGTATACTCCGACTTTAAGTCTTACCCAGCAAAATCCTTATATCCTTCAACTAGGTGGAGACATCAATAGAGCTAAACTACAATTTCAACTCAGTAGCAAAGATGTTGAAACAACCAATATTCATGAGCTTGGTATCTTTGTTGTTGATGATTCAGAAGGTCGTATTAATGGTGTTTTACCGAGTCAAGATGGTTATGTACAAGCTGCTTTGAATCGAAGCAAGACTATTTTTTCTGTTCTTCCTGATAATTTTATTCTTAATCCCAGTCGTATTATTGATAATATTCAAGGAAAATTTTTAAGCTTTTATTTAATCGAAAATGGAACTACTGATGAAGTGTTAGCAAATCCTGATGCTTATAGTAAAGTACATTTAAATAAACTACCAATTACTACTATAGAAAATAATCAATTTCAAATTAATTTTGAAGATAGTAAGAGCGACTTAGCCCTAACTCTTGGGTTAACTAAACAAACTCTACCCATTGGTACTCAAGTACAAGGACAACCAGAAGGTGAGTTAGCTGATTTGCGTAATTTGGTTGGACAGCAAGTACAGGTAGATGTTCCTGTGATTGAGAGTGAAGCAGCTTATAAAAATACAGTAGGCTTTTATCAGGTAGAAAATGAACAAGGTAAAGTAATTGACCCTATCACAGGAGAAGCATTGAATCCTGGTGAAGTTGGTTACACTCAAGCAGCTTTACGCAATAGTCAACAGCTAGGAATCAGTTTTACTCATCAAGAAAAGAATATTAAAAATGTTCTACAAGGGGGACATTTATATGCTCCTTTTCTCATTGCTAATAATACTCTAGAGCAAACTTTGGCTTCTTTTGATTCAAGTTCTGACGAGCAAAAATCAGTTTATTTTGCCTATTTAGAAGCAAATTGGGACAAAGTAGACCACGTTAGATTGTTGAGCGATAACACTTGGGGTTTTGAAGATTTAGCTCATGGCGGAGATCAAGATTTTAACGATCTAGTTATTCAATTATCATTTACTGTCTAA
- a CDS encoding tellurite resistance TerB family protein, which yields MQIYWKKIGKMKQLLKILIGAAWIDGVIQPEERKYFHRIASDFQLAEDPEIKTLLAELKPIKSEECYQWLEDYLGKNPTQADYQELFEKISGLIYSDGDVDVREVKLIEKLQLLDPTNQPRKSAFDKVLKKIQKLYQQAVHEQA from the coding sequence ATGCAAATATATTGGAAAAAAATCGGAAAAATGAAACAATTACTCAAAATTTTAATTGGTGCTGCTTGGATTGATGGTGTAATTCAACCAGAGGAAAGAAAATATTTTCATCGCATCGCTAGTGATTTTCAACTGGCTGAAGATCCTGAAATAAAAACTTTATTAGCAGAACTTAAACCAATTAAATCAGAAGAATGCTACCAATGGTTAGAAGATTATTTGGGAAAAAATCCTACTCAAGCTGACTATCAAGAATTATTTGAAAAAATTAGCGGTTTAATTTATAGCGATGGAGATGTAGACGTTCGTGAAGTCAAACTAATTGAAAAATTACAACTTCTAGATCCAACTAACCAACCTCGTAAATCAGCATTTGATAAAGTTCTCAAAAAGATTCAGAAATTGTATCAACAAGCAGTTCATGAACAAGCTTAA
- a CDS encoding energy-coupling factor transporter transmembrane component T family protein: protein MDLLRSLPIGLYLEQPVTWLHRLDPRVKLAWLMTFLAAPLLANPYWRLALSGLLVLVTLTAAIPLRVWRQQMGWLLTLCILVFIITAIAPDGLAVNYQSRLPDTGLELPQPGSYQYVIFEQGRFTITRRSLDVAVRISTLIFTLIYSTNLYLLTTAPEEITAGIEELMEPLRRFKLPITEIALTLTLSLRFIPLVLEEVQNLVRSVRTRAINWNKLGLRRSLKVWLMVVEKLLANLLLRAEQIATAMDVRGFTSPDQHRVQWHQLRLRWRDWLALGSLIPFWLARFLIGGAT from the coding sequence ATGGATTTATTGCGATCGCTACCTATTGGTTTATACCTCGAACAACCTGTAACTTGGCTGCACCGACTCGATCCGCGAGTTAAATTAGCTTGGTTGATGACATTTTTGGCTGCACCTTTACTAGCTAACCCCTATTGGCGGTTGGCTTTATCAGGTTTACTCGTCTTAGTAACTTTAACTGCTGCCATTCCCCTCAGAGTTTGGCGACAACAGATGGGTTGGTTACTAACTTTATGTATTTTAGTATTTATTATTACTGCGATCGCGCCTGATGGTTTGGCGGTCAATTATCAATCTCGATTACCCGATACTGGTTTAGAACTTCCCCAACCAGGTTCTTATCAATACGTAATTTTTGAACAGGGTAGATTTACCATTACTCGTCGTTCTTTGGATGTGGCGGTTAGAATTAGTACCTTAATTTTTACCCTAATTTATAGTACCAATCTCTACTTACTGACTACCGCTCCTGAAGAAATAACCGCAGGAATCGAAGAATTAATGGAGCCTTTGCGACGTTTTAAACTACCAATCACCGAAATTGCCCTAACCTTAACTCTTTCCTTGCGTTTTATTCCCTTAGTTTTAGAAGAAGTTCAAAATTTGGTTCGTTCTGTACGGACTAGAGCCATTAACTGGAATAAATTAGGTTTACGACGAAGTCTCAAAGTTTGGTTGATGGTAGTCGAAAAATTACTCGCAAACCTGCTGCTGAGAGCAGAACAAATTGCCACAGCAATGGATGTCAGAGGTTTTACCAGTCCCGATCAACATCGGGTGCAATGGCATCAATTGCGCTTACGTTGGCGAGATTGGTTAGCTTTAGGTAGTTTGATTCCTTTTTGGTTAGCTCGTTTCTTAATTGGGGGAGCAACTTAG
- the rsmH gene encoding 16S rRNA (cytosine(1402)-N(4))-methyltransferase RsmH has translation MSQVENISFIHISVLSRELIAGLNIIPEGHYLDATVGGGGHSELILSAAENVKVTAIDRDQNAIAATQVRLSQYYPQQLQFWQGNFAHYQPKKILFDGIVADLGVSSPQLDVAERGFSFRQTAPLDMRMDQNQALTAAEIINHWDEVKLANIFYQYGEERLSRRIAKRIVQQRPFNNTIELANAIASSVPPKYRYGRINPATRVFQALRIVVNQELQSLETFLSIAPHWLKPTGIIAIITFHSLEDRIVKHQFRNNELLEVITKKPIIPQSNEQQQNPRSRSAKLRLARRIISSS, from the coding sequence GTGTCACAAGTAGAAAATATTTCTTTTATTCACATCTCCGTCTTGAGTAGAGAATTGATTGCAGGATTAAATATCATTCCAGAAGGACATTATTTAGATGCAACTGTAGGAGGAGGAGGACATAGTGAATTAATCTTATCTGCTGCGGAAAATGTTAAAGTAACAGCTATAGATCGAGATCAAAATGCGATCGCAGCTACTCAAGTAAGACTTTCTCAATACTATCCTCAACAACTGCAATTTTGGCAAGGAAACTTTGCTCATTATCAACCAAAGAAAATCTTATTTGATGGCATTGTAGCAGATTTAGGCGTAAGTTCCCCCCAACTAGATGTAGCGGAACGAGGCTTTAGTTTTCGTCAAACTGCCCCCTTAGATATGCGGATGGATCAAAATCAAGCTTTAACTGCTGCCGAAATTATCAATCATTGGGATGAAGTAAAATTAGCTAATATTTTCTATCAATATGGAGAAGAAAGACTCTCGCGTCGAATAGCAAAAAGAATAGTTCAACAGCGTCCCTTTAATAATACTATCGAATTAGCCAACGCGATCGCGTCTTCTGTTCCTCCCAAATATCGCTATGGTAGAATTAATCCTGCAACAAGAGTATTCCAAGCTTTAAGAATAGTTGTTAATCAAGAACTACAATCTTTAGAAACTTTTTTATCAATAGCACCCCATTGGCTCAAACCAACAGGCATAATTGCTATTATTACCTTTCATAGTTTAGAAGACCGAATTGTTAAACATCAATTTCGCAACAATGAGTTATTAGAAGTTATTACCAAAAAACCAATTATTCCCCAAAGCAATGAACAACAACAAAATCCTCGTTCTCGTTCTGCTAAATTAAGATTAGCCAGAAGAATTATTTCTAGTTCATAG
- a CDS encoding ArnT family glycosyltransferase, with protein MTLIHKKSLKLDILILISTLAIITFGIGNYGLYEPHEGHFAMVAQEMILRKDWLTPYLNGAPYLNKPPLLYWLIAISIKIFGTTEFAVRLPIALSGWLGIIIAWLWSRELWGIVASRIAVIMLTVTTGWFIFTHQLLIDVLLGTLLLASNYFLWKLLSQPKSYIFFLAFYGCLSLCLLTKGLIGIAFPLAGLLGLIIIKRNNKIVQKIKLGQGILLIIAITLPWFIAVEKANPGFLHYFIFNEHLNRIFDRRFPPDYEVSKISALGYLGITAVWCLPWILFFPSVIKFAWQQYQTKHQSAIILLAIAFTLPILVFLPLSSRLIYYSIPAIAPYIILCAGYFSYHSFKIYGFISILIGVVCLSTIYFLPQLSIFLLSINNKTEINQLIFTVLITLGVGFLVAGIAMLRNRYLLSLLSLFIAWTITYIAVTKGFVIYQYLRSSKSLIQTASPCLNLNTLWVFEGSREIGAAGAMSFYLNQNQSDFKTFNQLGWVTGKHGNSYRIVMVLSDAGNNRLPPKFPGELPSYLINKAQLQFYWNSDRNVVFVTDFLRQQNDPNDPPDLNLPQDSGQPLLEIASRKLYGNLPARKDWCQSNLSKYQGIKKQ; from the coding sequence ATGACATTGATTCATAAAAAATCCCTAAAATTAGATATTTTAATATTAATTTCAACTTTAGCAATAATTACTTTTGGTATTGGCAACTATGGTTTATATGAACCTCATGAAGGTCATTTTGCAATGGTTGCCCAAGAAATGATTTTACGAAAAGATTGGCTCACTCCTTATCTTAATGGCGCACCTTATTTAAATAAACCACCACTTTTATATTGGTTAATTGCTATTTCAATTAAAATTTTTGGTACTACAGAATTTGCTGTTAGATTACCGATCGCTTTATCGGGATGGCTCGGAATTATTATAGCTTGGTTATGGAGTAGAGAATTATGGGGAATTGTAGCTAGTCGTATTGCAGTAATCATGTTAACTGTAACTACTGGATGGTTTATTTTTACCCATCAGTTATTAATTGATGTTTTGTTAGGAACGTTATTACTTGCTAGTAATTATTTTTTATGGAAATTATTATCTCAACCTAAATCTTATATTTTTTTCTTAGCTTTTTATGGTTGTCTAAGTTTATGTTTATTAACTAAAGGTTTAATTGGTATTGCTTTTCCTTTAGCTGGTTTACTTGGATTAATTATAATTAAACGAAACAATAAAATTGTTCAAAAAATAAAACTTGGGCAGGGAATCTTATTAATTATAGCCATAACTTTACCTTGGTTTATTGCAGTAGAAAAAGCTAATCCCGGTTTTCTGCATTATTTTATTTTTAACGAACATCTTAATCGCATTTTTGATCGTCGTTTTCCACCTGACTATGAAGTTTCAAAAATTAGTGCTTTAGGTTATTTAGGAATTACTGCTGTCTGGTGTTTACCTTGGATTTTATTTTTTCCTTCTGTCATTAAGTTTGCTTGGCAACAATATCAAACCAAACATCAATCAGCTATTATTTTACTTGCGATCGCTTTTACACTACCAATTCTAGTATTTCTACCTCTTTCTTCTCGTCTGATTTATTATAGTATTCCTGCTATTGCGCCTTATATTATTTTATGTGCTGGTTATTTCAGTTATCATTCATTTAAAATATATGGTTTTATTTCAATTTTAATCGGAGTTGTTTGTTTAAGTACGATCTATTTTTTACCTCAGCTATCGATTTTTTTGCTAAGCATTAACAATAAAACAGAAATTAATCAGCTAATTTTTACTGTTTTAATCACCCTTGGAGTAGGATTTTTAGTAGCAGGAATAGCAATGCTCAGAAATCGGTATTTATTATCCTTACTCTCTTTATTTATCGCTTGGACTATTACTTATATTGCAGTGACAAAAGGGTTTGTTATTTATCAATATCTTCGTTCTTCTAAATCTTTAATTCAAACTGCATCTCCTTGCCTTAATCTCAATACTTTATGGGTTTTTGAAGGTTCAAGAGAAATTGGTGCTGCTGGTGCGATGAGTTTTTATCTCAATCAAAATCAATCTGATTTTAAAACTTTCAATCAACTTGGTTGGGTAACAGGAAAGCACGGTAACTCTTATCGAATTGTAATGGTATTATCTGATGCAGGAAATAATCGTCTACCACCAAAGTTTCCTGGGGAATTACCATCTTATTTAATTAATAAAGCACAATTACAATTTTATTGGAATAGCGATCGCAATGTGGTGTTTGTGACTGATTTTTTACGTCAACAGAACGATCCTAACGATCCTCCCGATTTGAATTTACCTCAAGATTCAGGACAACCTTTATTAGAAATAGCCTCTCGTAAATTATACGGGAACTTGCCAGCTAGAAAAGATTGGTGTCAAAGCAATTTGAGCAAGTACCAGGGAATTAAAAAACAATAA
- a CDS encoding ATP-grasp domain-containing protein, translating into MNKKIYNHDIMICTHEAVRGNYLFSGRVLGTTEPEDLIQLHPDLKSQWQFITAHYDRIGLSHSKNVIWDVSHTLMSDYPDYDISVFIFGDVVDNHSNDHKWFHQIDPKWFEVVEYVNSKNNFIKLAEKLGVKVPQTKCFDTKTKIANWDDLIYPCYLKPAVSVDGVGIYRCQDQQQLKEALKEFDDKVPLQIQQEINSFNFLNLQYRINKQGLERFAATEQVLDGYAHQGNRYPTKHQPWSIVQPMAEWMYQQGMKEIFAFDVAVVETETEPSYYAIECNPRFNGASYPTGIAQKLQIPSWTCENFETKYRSLAEIDLKDIELDLSKQTGVIMVNWGTILMGKIGILLAGTVAQQKDLRTIIKQRL; encoded by the coding sequence ATGAATAAAAAAATTTATAATCACGACATCATGATTTGCACCCATGAAGCGGTGAGAGGAAACTATTTGTTTTCTGGTAGAGTTTTGGGGACAACTGAACCAGAAGATTTGATTCAATTACATCCCGATCTTAAATCACAGTGGCAATTTATTACTGCTCATTACGATCGCATTGGTTTAAGTCATAGTAAAAATGTTATTTGGGATGTATCTCACACGTTGATGAGTGATTATCCAGATTACGATATTTCTGTGTTTATTTTTGGTGATGTAGTTGACAATCACAGTAACGATCACAAATGGTTTCATCAAATCGATCCAAAATGGTTTGAAGTAGTTGAATATGTTAACTCAAAAAACAATTTTATAAAATTAGCAGAAAAATTGGGGGTAAAAGTTCCTCAAACTAAGTGTTTTGACACTAAAACAAAGATTGCTAACTGGGATGATTTAATTTATCCTTGCTATCTCAAACCAGCAGTATCTGTAGATGGTGTTGGTATCTATCGTTGTCAAGATCAACAACAACTTAAGGAAGCTTTAAAAGAGTTTGATGATAAAGTACCATTACAAATTCAACAAGAAATAAACTCCTTTAACTTTCTTAATCTACAATATCGAATAAACAAGCAAGGATTAGAACGTTTTGCTGCCACCGAACAAGTATTGGATGGTTATGCACATCAGGGTAATCGTTATCCTACCAAACATCAGCCTTGGTCAATTGTCCAACCAATGGCAGAATGGATGTATCAACAGGGAATGAAAGAAATATTTGCCTTTGATGTAGCGGTAGTAGAAACAGAAACCGAACCAAGTTATTATGCGATCGAATGTAATCCTCGTTTTAATGGTGCATCCTATCCTACTGGAATTGCTCAAAAACTTCAAATACCTAGTTGGACTTGTGAAAATTTTGAAACTAAATATCGTTCTTTAGCAGAAATTGATCTCAAAGATATTGAATTGGATCTGAGTAAACAAACAGGAGTAATTATGGTTAATTGGGGTACGATTTTAATGGGAAAAATAGGTATTTTATTAGCTGGAACAGTCGCTCAACAAAAAGACTTAAGGACAATTATTAAACAAAGACTTTAG
- a CDS encoding sugar transferase yields MDCSPNHSCDDQEKIKPKYLLLDLRAPRRLQLSNLTNPQVQRLIWILLGDILALAGAWRIAHYFNHFYSPIPTDLIWWNWWGVPSVFWIFTGLTIVLFSYGGLYNNYSQNYVRIGQLISSVYLLSLVLIYFYDPKLDPPRSLFFTAWFCSIVLVIGWRMSISLLVRQFLVNKRQISVFIIAPALKLPKLAQIIEKRSAYQVVGAALASCAHTQTTLQTIINSGATEVLAEDLPQTKLASTLYWKLRHYGIALRLIPSSVEVLHRRGISEICAGIPTLRVEAPLLVGWDYRLKRWLDIFCAAIALIILAPLLISIAVTIKLSSPGDVFFRQERIGLHGKVFQMWKFRTMVTNAEMMQTILEAQNQTKDGIMFKIKQDPRIISIGHFLRRTSFDELPQLFNVLLGQMSLVGPRPLPLRDVARMKSWHQIRHQVLPGITGLWQISGRSDLNDFDEAARLDLYYIDNWSLNLDLDILLETVRIVLFGKGAY; encoded by the coding sequence ATGGATTGTTCTCCCAATCATAGTTGTGATGATCAAGAAAAAATTAAACCAAAATATTTATTATTAGATTTACGCGCACCTCGTCGACTACAACTATCTAATTTGACAAATCCGCAAGTACAGAGATTGATTTGGATTTTGCTGGGAGATATACTAGCTTTAGCTGGCGCGTGGCGAATTGCTCATTATTTTAATCATTTTTATTCTCCTATCCCGACCGATTTGATTTGGTGGAATTGGTGGGGTGTTCCGAGTGTATTTTGGATTTTTACTGGTTTAACTATTGTCTTGTTTAGTTATGGTGGCTTATATAACAATTACAGTCAGAACTATGTTCGCATCGGGCAATTAATTAGTAGTGTTTATTTATTATCTTTAGTTTTAATTTATTTTTATGATCCTAAATTAGACCCACCGCGATCGCTTTTTTTTACGGCTTGGTTTTGTAGTATTGTTTTAGTAATTGGTTGGCGGATGTCGATTTCGTTACTTGTTAGACAATTTTTAGTTAATAAACGGCAAATTTCTGTATTTATTATTGCTCCTGCATTAAAGTTACCTAAATTAGCTCAAATTATTGAAAAACGTTCTGCTTATCAAGTAGTTGGTGCTGCTTTAGCTAGTTGCGCTCATACTCAAACTACCTTACAAACAATTATTAATTCTGGTGCAACGGAAGTATTGGCAGAAGATTTACCGCAAACTAAATTGGCTTCTACTCTTTACTGGAAATTAAGACATTATGGCATTGCTTTGCGTCTAATTCCTTCTAGTGTTGAAGTCTTACACCGTCGTGGTATTTCAGAAATTTGTGCAGGTATTCCCACTTTGAGAGTGGAAGCCCCTTTACTAGTCGGTTGGGACTATCGTTTGAAACGATGGTTAGATATCTTTTGTGCTGCGATCGCTTTAATCATACTAGCACCTCTTTTGATTAGTATTGCGGTCACGATTAAACTTTCTTCTCCTGGTGATGTTTTTTTCCGTCAAGAAAGAATTGGTTTACATGGGAAAGTCTTTCAAATGTGGAAGTTTCGGACGATGGTAACTAATGCGGAGATGATGCAAACTATTTTGGAAGCCCAAAATCAAACCAAAGACGGAATTATGTTTAAAATCAAACAAGACCCACGCATAATTTCTATTGGTCATTTTCTTCGACGTACTAGTTTCGATGAATTACCCCAATTATTTAATGTCTTACTCGGTCAAATGAGTTTAGTTGGACCCCGCCCTTTACCACTGAGAGATGTAGCTAGAATGAAGTCTTGGCATCAAATTCGGCATCAGGTGTTACCTGGAATTACTGGTTTATGGCAAATTTCTGGACGCTCAGATTTGAATGATTTTGATGAGGCTGCGCGTTTAGACCTTTACTATATCGATAATTGGTCTTTAAATTTAGATTTAGATATTTTGCTCGAAACAGTCAGAATTGTGTTATTTGGTAAAGGAGCATATTAG
- a CDS encoding 16S rRNA (cytosine(967)-C(5))-methyltransferase, translating into MATASNSRQLAFLALQEIYQKKAYTDIALDRVLRSSPELSSVEKSLTCELVYGIVRRQRTLDSLINLLGKKKAQQQPPNLRIILQMGLYQLRYLDHIPVSAAVNTSVELAKQNGLKKLAGVVNGLLREYLRQATNCDPLELPNNPVTKIGIKYSFPDWIVETFLQQLPASEVEQLCGWFNQPAQIDLRINLLKTSLETVEKAFLDQGITTVRVPHLSQTLRLTNSAGKINQLPGYEAGWWMVQDSSAQLVTHLLDPQPGETIVDACAAPGGKTTHIAELIKDQGVIYACDLSEKRLNKVQENAQRLQLKSIKICPGDSRNRTVQCNSKFLVDRVLLDAPCSGLGTLHKRPDIRWRQTLTKIGELSQLQQQLLNQAATWVKPGGIIVYATCTLNRLENEVVIESFLQSHPEWQIESSVFDSPANHFATFPGWIKVFPHKHNMDGFFMVKLQREF; encoded by the coding sequence ATGGCAACTGCTTCTAATTCTCGTCAACTAGCTTTTCTAGCTCTACAAGAAATTTATCAAAAAAAAGCTTATACAGATATTGCTTTAGATCGAGTTTTGCGTTCATCGCCAGAACTAAGTTCAGTAGAAAAAAGTTTAACTTGTGAATTAGTTTATGGCATTGTGCGTCGTCAAAGAACTCTTGATAGTTTAATTAACTTACTTGGCAAAAAAAAAGCTCAGCAACAGCCTCCTAATTTAAGGATTATTTTGCAAATGGGTTTGTATCAACTGCGATATCTCGATCACATTCCTGTTTCGGCAGCAGTTAATACCAGTGTGGAATTAGCTAAACAAAATGGTTTAAAAAAACTCGCTGGTGTAGTCAATGGTTTATTAAGAGAATATCTTCGCCAAGCAACCAATTGCGATCCTTTAGAATTACCAAATAATCCAGTTACTAAAATTGGTATTAAATATAGTTTTCCTGACTGGATTGTTGAAACTTTTTTACAACAACTACCAGCATCAGAAGTAGAACAATTATGTGGCTGGTTCAATCAACCTGCCCAGATTGATCTCAGAATTAATTTACTCAAAACTTCTCTAGAAACCGTAGAAAAAGCTTTTCTAGACCAAGGCATAACTACAGTACGTGTACCTCATCTATCTCAGACTTTAAGATTAACTAACAGCGCAGGAAAAATCAATCAATTACCTGGTTATGAAGCAGGTTGGTGGATGGTACAAGATAGTAGTGCGCAATTAGTAACTCATCTACTCGATCCCCAACCAGGAGAAACTATTGTAGATGCTTGTGCTGCACCAGGCGGAAAAACGACTCATATCGCTGAATTAATCAAAGATCAAGGTGTCATTTATGCTTGTGATCTTTCTGAGAAACGACTCAACAAAGTTCAAGAAAATGCTCAACGACTACAACTAAAATCAATTAAAATATGTCCTGGAGATAGTCGTAATCGTACAGTACAATGTAACTCTAAATTTTTAGTTGATCGCGTTTTGTTAGATGCACCATGCTCTGGTTTAGGTACGCTTCACAAACGCCCTGATATTCGTTGGCGACAAACTCTGACCAAAATTGGGGAACTTTCTCAGTTACAACAGCAACTATTAAATCAGGCAGCAACTTGGGTTAAACCGGGAGGTATCATAGTGTATGCGACTTGTACCCTTAATCGGTTGGAAAATGAAGTAGTGATCGAATCTTTTCTTCAGTCTCATCCTGAGTGGCAAATTGAGTCTTCAGTTTTTGACTCTCCAGCTAATCATTTTGCTACATTCCCTGGTTGGATTAAGGTTTTTCCCCACAAACATAATATGGATGGATTTTTTATGGTTAAGTTACAACGAGAGTTTTAA